A genomic region of Rheinheimera sp. MMS21-TC3 contains the following coding sequences:
- a CDS encoding DUF1285 domain-containing protein, whose product MIDLNALQQQLQQPNLAPVEQWQPKFCGDIPLHIDGQGQWFYNNSLIQRPAMVKLFASVLLCQDGEYFLQTPVEKMRISVADAPFIITDWQWLTSENLPVLALTTNVGDKLLVSPEHPIWLGLSAEQDWLPYVQMWRGLSAKLNRNVYYQLAEQVSAVYCNGQMHYQLKSAGYPYTFAITPIG is encoded by the coding sequence GTGATTGACTTAAATGCATTGCAACAGCAATTGCAGCAGCCAAACCTAGCCCCTGTAGAGCAATGGCAACCGAAGTTTTGTGGTGATATACCGCTGCATATCGATGGCCAAGGCCAGTGGTTTTATAATAATAGTCTGATCCAGCGGCCTGCTATGGTCAAACTTTTTGCTTCAGTTCTATTGTGCCAAGATGGTGAGTACTTTTTACAAACCCCTGTAGAAAAAATGCGGATTAGCGTAGCTGATGCTCCTTTTATTATTACAGATTGGCAATGGCTAACGAGTGAGAATTTACCGGTGCTAGCTTTAACAACCAACGTAGGCGATAAGCTTCTTGTTAGCCCTGAACATCCTATCTGGTTAGGGTTATCTGCTGAGCAAGATTGGCTTCCTTATGTGCAAATGTGGCGGGGATTAAGCGCTAAACTCAATAGAAATGTTTACTACCAACTAGCCGAGCAAGTTAGCGCTGTTTATTGTAATGGCCAAATGCATTATCAACTGAAAAGTGCCGGTTATCCTTATACCTTTGCTATAACGCCTATTGGCTAA
- a CDS encoding mechanosensitive ion channel domain-containing protein, which yields MEEITKFFQENNEVILGYFVQFIAAIVIFYIGRIVAKVVKRLMERALLARSVDKAVVSFMASIVYAVILIATVLMALSQIGVETTSFIAILGAAGLAIGLALQGSLANFASGILIMLFRPFKSGDYIDAGGIAGTVDKIEIFQTLMTTPDNKRVIVPNAKITGGAITNYSSEPTRRVDLLIGIAYDADLRQAKKILEDILSADDRILPTPKPVIAVAALADSSVNIHVRPWVNAADYWGVYWDTLEKIKLTFDDNGIGIPFPQMGVHIKKDSQEK from the coding sequence ATGGAAGAAATCACCAAGTTTTTTCAGGAAAATAATGAAGTAATCTTAGGTTACTTTGTGCAGTTTATTGCTGCTATCGTTATTTTTTATATCGGTCGTATTGTTGCAAAAGTTGTTAAACGCCTAATGGAGCGAGCTCTACTTGCCCGTTCAGTAGATAAAGCTGTTGTCTCTTTTATGGCTAGTATTGTTTACGCTGTTATCTTAATTGCAACGGTTCTAATGGCGCTGTCACAAATTGGCGTTGAGACCACTTCCTTTATAGCCATTCTAGGTGCTGCAGGCTTAGCTATAGGTTTAGCTTTACAAGGTTCTTTAGCAAACTTTGCCTCAGGCATTTTAATTATGCTATTCCGTCCGTTTAAATCGGGCGATTACATTGATGCTGGCGGCATTGCCGGTACAGTTGATAAAATTGAAATCTTCCAAACTTTAATGACAACCCCAGATAATAAACGCGTTATCGTACCTAACGCTAAAATCACTGGCGGCGCTATTACTAACTACTCATCAGAGCCTACACGCCGTGTTGATTTATTAATTGGTATTGCTTACGACGCTGATTTACGTCAAGCGAAGAAAATTCTTGAAGACATTCTAAGCGCTGATGATCGTATTTTACCAACACCTAAGCCTGTTATTGCTGTTGCAGCCTTAGCTGACTCATCAGTTAATATCCATGTTCGCCCTTGGGTCAATGCCGCTGATTATTGGGGTGTTTACTGGGATACCTTAGAAAAAATCAAACTCACTTTTGATGACAATGGCATTGGCATTCCTTTCCCACAAATGGGTGTTCACATCAAAAAAGACTCTCAGGAGAAGTAA
- a CDS encoding DUF481 domain-containing protein, translating into MRKLSLLAAAFAVASVNVYAEDTDKVWTTSAELGAITTTGNTVGTSITGKIDAKQELENWSNQYIFSAFFKEDEKTDENGEKVTERSAERYLISAKAAYKLDDEFEKLFMFGSYTDDKFGAYTKYTTLAIGYGTRLYNSEDMHLDVEIGPGYFTGERSTGETENGLIVRGAASFKWTLSESATFAQTLSVEYGEDNTRTIAETSLTAKINGSLQMKAAFLVQNDSAVPVNKKSTDTQTTLTLVYSF; encoded by the coding sequence ATGAGAAAATTATCTTTATTAGCAGCGGCTTTTGCCGTTGCTAGCGTAAACGTTTATGCTGAAGATACTGATAAAGTATGGACAACCTCAGCAGAGCTTGGCGCAATCACTACCACAGGTAACACTGTTGGTACCTCGATAACAGGTAAAATTGATGCTAAGCAAGAGCTAGAAAACTGGAGTAACCAGTATATTTTCAGTGCTTTTTTTAAAGAAGACGAAAAAACTGATGAAAACGGTGAAAAAGTAACTGAACGCTCAGCAGAACGTTACTTAATTTCAGCAAAGGCAGCTTATAAACTTGATGACGAGTTTGAAAAGCTGTTTATGTTTGGCTCTTATACTGATGATAAATTTGGTGCTTATACCAAATATACAACCTTAGCTATCGGTTACGGTACCCGCTTATATAACAGTGAAGATATGCATTTAGACGTGGAAATTGGTCCGGGTTACTTTACTGGTGAGCGCTCTACTGGCGAAACTGAGAACGGCTTAATTGTTCGCGGTGCCGCAAGTTTTAAGTGGACCTTAAGTGAGTCGGCAACATTTGCGCAAACCCTAAGCGTTGAATACGGTGAAGACAATACACGTACTATTGCTGAAACATCGCTTACAGCAAAAATTAATGGCTCATTACAAATGAAAGCTGCGTTTTTAGTCCAGAATGACTCAGCTGTGCCGGTTAATAAAAAATCGACCGATACGCAAACGACCTTAACCTTAGTTTATTCGTTCTAG
- the sbcC gene encoding exonuclease subunit SbcC, which produces MKILSVRLQNLNSLRGEWCIDFRLAPFNQANLFAIVGPTGAGKTTILDAICLALYHQTPRLKTSPTSNEVMTRHTSECLAEVEFEVANIGYRAFWSQRRARGKSDGNLQAAKVELARLDGTILAEKINDKQRLIAEITGLDFGRFTKSMLLAQGGFAAFLNAEANERAELLEELTGTDIYARISAQVFADCREKKQQQELLQAKLSAVELLTPEQQAELNSQLQQISADIHGQQTELKQLRQQQQWRQQVAQATTALQQAEQEAKQAEINLALQQPQLAKLAAYQPAHKLAPVYQALQHSLQQLQQQQQGLQRLSKEVAGAKQQQATYLWQGWQRVQQQLVQAQQQQQQRQQQQTKLKQQLAVWLPALQQQTALEQQLHSQLEQLQQQGSRSQLQASYQQQQAQLQLLQKLQQQLSLQQKYQQQQQQLQQQLKSEEQKRQQLAQNLTQLRQRYSELAQQVKDKRLLLQQQQLILQLSDHRAQLKQGQPCPLCGATEHPAIAEYQQLDSSATEQQLAQVESEQAALQKQGEQTNAEHAALKAAIEQLEKQEQQLSQDLQQLDSEMQTVKAELGRLALTTALVPALIAELAEKETTDLTTEHIAAAISEQEQQQQQCQQQLAQLEQLQQQWQDNKAALTKQQQQSSDAQYQLQLLANQIQQAEQELARLQPQADNWQQQWQQLELAAPDSAVVKEALTESISSIESKLQQAQQQSHVLQGQHQALQQTLNQTEAQLQQQQQQWQTALAQSVFADEAAFKAALLSDEQVQQLAQLEKDLNQASISSQRLLQDRQQQLQQLQQANLTDLELNPISSLVQQAEQKLEALNQQRGEIAQQLNAEQKRREQQQQLLADIKAGQQQYELWQRLNSLIGSADGARYRRFAQSLTLAQLILLANRQLGLLHNRYQLAAHETAELELVVLDTWQADSARDTKTLSGGESFLVSLALALGLSDLVSSNTRIDSLFLDEGFGTLDADTLDSALTALDNLNASGKMVGIISHVEALKQRIPVQIKVEKQQGLGFSKISIEQ; this is translated from the coding sequence ATGAAAATTCTCTCGGTAAGATTACAAAATTTAAATTCATTACGTGGCGAGTGGTGTATTGATTTTCGCTTAGCGCCTTTTAATCAAGCTAATCTATTTGCTATTGTTGGCCCAACCGGAGCAGGAAAAACCACCATTTTAGATGCAATCTGTCTAGCCTTGTATCATCAAACACCGCGCTTAAAAACGTCACCTACTAGTAATGAAGTTATGACCCGTCACACCAGCGAATGCTTAGCTGAAGTTGAGTTTGAAGTGGCGAATATTGGTTATCGTGCTTTTTGGAGTCAACGCCGTGCTAGGGGGAAAAGTGATGGCAACTTACAAGCTGCTAAAGTAGAGCTGGCGCGCTTAGATGGCACTATATTGGCTGAAAAGATTAATGATAAACAACGCTTAATCGCAGAAATTACCGGCTTAGACTTTGGCCGTTTTACTAAGTCTATGTTGTTAGCCCAAGGTGGTTTTGCGGCATTTTTAAATGCCGAAGCCAACGAGCGCGCTGAGCTATTAGAAGAGCTAACCGGTACCGATATTTATGCCCGCATTTCAGCCCAGGTGTTTGCCGATTGTCGTGAGAAAAAACAACAGCAAGAGCTATTACAAGCGAAGTTGTCAGCGGTAGAGCTGTTAACGCCAGAGCAACAGGCCGAGCTTAATAGCCAGTTGCAACAAATTAGTGCAGATATTCATGGCCAGCAAACAGAGCTAAAGCAATTACGTCAGCAACAGCAATGGCGACAACAGGTAGCACAGGCAACAACAGCGTTACAGCAGGCAGAGCAAGAAGCAAAACAAGCCGAAATTAACTTAGCATTACAGCAACCGCAATTAGCCAAGTTAGCAGCTTATCAACCCGCGCATAAACTCGCACCGGTATATCAGGCTTTGCAGCATAGTCTGCAGCAGTTGCAACAACAGCAGCAAGGCTTGCAACGGTTAAGCAAAGAAGTGGCCGGCGCTAAGCAGCAGCAAGCCACTTATTTGTGGCAAGGCTGGCAAAGAGTGCAGCAGCAACTTGTGCAAGCTCAACAGCAACAACAGCAGCGCCAGCAACAGCAGACTAAGCTTAAGCAACAATTAGCTGTCTGGCTGCCAGCTTTACAGCAGCAAACCGCGCTAGAGCAGCAGCTACATAGCCAACTAGAACAATTACAGCAACAAGGTTCAAGGTCTCAGTTACAGGCGAGTTATCAACAGCAGCAAGCTCAGTTACAGCTGCTACAAAAGCTGCAGCAGCAATTAAGTTTGCAGCAAAAATATCAGCAACAGCAGCAACAATTACAGCAGCAGCTTAAAAGTGAAGAGCAAAAAAGGCAGCAGTTAGCCCAGAATTTAACGCAGTTACGGCAGCGCTATAGTGAATTGGCTCAACAAGTTAAAGATAAGCGTTTGTTGCTACAACAGCAGCAGTTAATTTTGCAGTTGTCTGATCATAGAGCGCAGTTAAAGCAAGGGCAGCCTTGCCCGCTATGTGGCGCCACTGAGCATCCTGCCATTGCTGAATATCAGCAATTAGATAGTTCAGCAACCGAGCAGCAACTAGCCCAAGTGGAAAGTGAACAAGCTGCCTTACAAAAGCAAGGCGAGCAAACCAATGCCGAACATGCTGCGTTAAAAGCAGCAATAGAACAATTAGAAAAACAAGAGCAGCAATTAAGCCAAGATCTTCAGCAGTTAGATAGCGAAATGCAAACCGTTAAGGCTGAGCTGGGACGCTTAGCATTAACAACAGCATTAGTACCTGCATTAATCGCAGAGCTAGCAGAAAAAGAGACAACGGACTTAACGACAGAGCATATTGCTGCAGCAATTAGCGAGCAAGAGCAACAGCAGCAGCAATGCCAACAGCAGCTAGCGCAATTAGAGCAATTACAACAGCAATGGCAAGACAATAAAGCGGCTTTAACCAAGCAACAACAGCAGTCTAGTGATGCTCAATATCAGTTGCAGTTGTTAGCCAATCAAATTCAGCAAGCTGAACAAGAGTTAGCGCGGTTACAGCCGCAAGCAGATAATTGGCAGCAGCAGTGGCAACAGTTAGAGTTAGCTGCGCCAGACTCAGCCGTGGTAAAAGAGGCGCTAACCGAGTCGATAAGTAGTATTGAGTCTAAACTGCAGCAAGCGCAGCAACAAAGCCATGTATTACAAGGTCAGCATCAAGCATTGCAGCAAACGCTAAACCAAACAGAGGCTCAGTTGCAGCAACAACAACAGCAATGGCAAACAGCCTTAGCACAAAGTGTTTTTGCTGATGAAGCGGCCTTTAAAGCCGCGTTATTAAGCGATGAACAAGTGCAACAGCTAGCACAGCTGGAAAAAGATTTAAACCAAGCCAGTATTAGTAGCCAGCGTTTATTGCAAGATAGACAGCAGCAACTACAACAGCTACAACAGGCAAATTTAACCGATTTAGAGTTAAACCCAATATCAAGCCTAGTGCAGCAAGCCGAGCAAAAGTTGGAAGCTTTAAACCAGCAGCGTGGTGAAATAGCACAGCAACTAAATGCTGAGCAAAAGCGCCGCGAGCAACAGCAGCAATTATTAGCTGATATTAAAGCGGGTCAGCAACAATATGAATTATGGCAGCGTTTAAATAGCTTAATAGGCTCGGCCGATGGCGCACGTTATCGCCGTTTTGCCCAAAGCTTAACCTTAGCCCAGCTTATATTATTAGCGAATAGGCAGCTGGGGCTATTACATAATCGTTATCAACTCGCGGCACATGAAACCGCTGAGTTAGAGCTAGTTGTGCTAGATACTTGGCAAGCCGATAGTGCTAGAGACACCAAAACCTTGTCGGGCGGCGAGAGTTTTTTAGTTAGTTTAGCCTTGGCGTTAGGCTTGTCTGATTTAGTCAGTAGCAATACCCGCATTGACTCACTGTTTTTAGATGAAGGCTTTGGTACCTTAGATGCCGATACCTTAGATAGCGCCTTAACGGCCTTAGATAACCTAAATGCCAGCGGTAAAATGGTGGGTATTATTAGCCATGTTGAAGCGTTAAAGCAGCGTATTCCGGTGCAGATTAAAGTAGAAAAGCAGCAAGGGTTGGGCTTTAGTAAGATTAGTATTGAGCAATAG
- the sbcD gene encoding exonuclease subunit SbcD encodes MRILHTSDWHLGQHFIGKSRAVEHQAFLTWLVQQVVELNIDAIIVAGDIFDTATPPSYARELYNQFIVQLQPTGCQLILLAGNHDSVAVLAESKDLLACLNVQVIPSVTDDIAQQLCLLNNQQQQPAALVAAIPFIRARDVLQSQAGQTERDKQLSLQQAIAAHYQQLFSQAEQYNLEHKLALPIVMTGHLTTLGVSLTESVRDIYIGTLEAFAADQFPNADYIALGHIHQAQQVKGATDIRYSGSPIPLSFDEAKQQKQLWLLEFNGKEKQVTSVPIPCFQPLLSIKTDLVSLESKLTSALADLAADQRLWLEIVITETDAYLTDLQQRVEELCADLPVELLRLRRQRALATAGLAQQGQQSLAELTPADVWQARLAQEQLTDEQKQQLTQLHQQVLATVEQGEA; translated from the coding sequence ATGCGAATTTTGCATACGTCTGATTGGCACTTAGGCCAGCATTTTATTGGTAAAAGCCGTGCGGTTGAGCATCAGGCTTTTCTAACTTGGTTAGTACAGCAAGTTGTCGAGCTAAACATTGATGCCATTATTGTTGCTGGTGATATTTTTGATACGGCTACCCCACCTAGCTATGCCCGTGAGCTATATAACCAGTTTATTGTCCAGCTACAGCCAACCGGCTGCCAGTTAATTTTATTAGCCGGTAATCATGACTCTGTGGCGGTATTAGCAGAAAGCAAAGACTTATTAGCTTGCTTAAATGTGCAAGTGATCCCAAGCGTTACCGATGATATTGCCCAGCAACTTTGTCTGCTAAATAATCAGCAACAGCAACCAGCAGCATTAGTGGCAGCCATTCCGTTTATTCGAGCCCGAGATGTATTACAAAGCCAAGCGGGTCAAACCGAGCGCGATAAACAGCTAAGCTTGCAACAAGCCATAGCCGCGCATTATCAACAGCTGTTTAGCCAAGCGGAGCAATATAATCTTGAACATAAGCTAGCGCTACCAATAGTGATGACAGGCCACTTAACGACGTTAGGCGTTAGCCTAACTGAGTCGGTACGCGATATTTATATCGGCACTTTAGAGGCTTTTGCCGCTGATCAATTCCCTAATGCAGATTATATAGCTTTAGGCCATATCCACCAGGCGCAACAAGTTAAAGGGGCAACCGATATTCGTTATAGCGGCTCACCTATACCACTTAGTTTTGATGAAGCTAAGCAGCAAAAGCAGTTATGGTTGCTAGAGTTTAATGGTAAAGAAAAGCAAGTAACCTCAGTGCCTATTCCTTGTTTTCAGCCGTTACTTAGCATTAAAACCGATTTAGTCTCGTTAGAAAGCAAACTAACTTCAGCCCTAGCCGATTTAGCTGCCGATCAGCGGCTTTGGCTAGAGATTGTGATAACCGAAACTGATGCTTATCTAACTGATTTACAGCAACGAGTTGAAGAGCTGTGTGCAGATTTACCGGTTGAACTATTACGCTTGCGACGTCAACGTGCCCTTGCTACTGCGGGCTTAGCCCAGCAAGGCCAGCAAAGTTTAGCCGAGCTGACGCCTGCTGATGTTTGGCAAGCTAGGCTAGCTCAGGAGCAGCTAACTGATGAGCAGAAGCAGCAATTAACGCAACTACATCAGCAAGTCTTAGCTACGGTTGAGCAGGGGGAAGCATGA